The sequence GGCACCGCTTCGTCGAGGACCAGGGCCATCATCGCCTCGTCGGGCACCTCGAAGGCCGGCGCGATCCCGTAGCGGGACGCCGGTACGAAACCGAACTCCGGGTAGTACTCGGGATGGCCGAGCACCAGCACGAGTGCTTCGCCCCGCACCCGGGCCGCGTCCAGCACGGCCCGCACCACGGCCCGGCCCGCGCCCTGCCGCTGGTACGCGGGCGAGGTCGCGACCGGGGCCAGCGCGAGCGCCGGAGCGTCACCGACCCGGCACCGGGTCAGCAGGGCGTACGCGGCGACCTGACCGTCCTGGCTCTCGGCGACGTACGACAGGCCCGGCAGCCACGCGTCGGCGTCGGCCCGCAGGGCGTCCACCAGATCGGCCTCGGCCCGGGTCTCGAACGCCGCCGCGTTGACCGCGTGCACCGCCGCACGGTCCGCCGCCGACTCGGGACGGACCGGCCAGCGCGGATCGGCGGGGCGCAGCACATAGGCGGCATAGCCGTACTCCGTGCCGTGCTCGCGCCGCATGTCCAGCTCCTCGCGGGTGGACGCCAGCGCCCACGCCATGCCGGGAGCCGCGGGATCGGCGGCCGCGACCCGCTCGGCGAGCGGGACGTAGTACTCGTCCCAGTCGCTCCCGGGCTGGATGAGGGCCGCCAGGACATGGCAGCCGGCGTCGACGGCCGCCGCCGCGGTGGCCGGTGCCTGGCGCAGCGTCGTACCGTGCCGCTCCCAGAAGGCACGTGCCCGCCCGGTGGGCGCATCGGTGGTCCAGACACATTCGGAGACCACCAGGGTGCCGCCGGGGGCGAGCAGCCGCTGCCAGTCCCGTACGGCGTTGTCGAAGCCGATGCAGTACGCCGAGCCCTCGGCCCAGACCAGGTCGAAGGAGCCGGCCGGGAAGTCGGGACCGGTGAGGTCGCCCATATCGGCCTTGACGGTACGCACCCGGTCACCGAGACCGCGGGCCTCGGCCGCGGTGCGCAGCTCGTCGAGGAACGGCTCGTGCAGGTCCACCGCGGTCACCTCGGCGCCCGCCTCGGCGGCGAGCAGCAGGGCGGCCCGGCCGGGGCCGCAGCCCAGGTCGAGGACGCGCGGACGGGCGGGCAGGGGGCCGGCCAGGCCCAGGAGCCGGCGCGTGGTGGCGTCGGAGCCGGGGCTCTGCCGGGGAAGACGGTGGTGCAGGGAGAAGAACGCCTCGGTACGCGCGTCATCGCGCGAGGCGTCGGTGTGGTCGGTCAACGTGGGAAACCCTTGTGAGGGGGCTCCGGCCGACGCGGCGACGTGGTGACGCCGGGGTCAGCCGGGAACCCGGGAGATGAGGAAGGACCGATCGCTGCGCCGGGCAGCCGTCGTCGCGACAGTCATCAACCTCAGCTCCTCTCGGGAAAGGGTTTCGCTCCACTGCGAAAACGTGAACGCGAGACTCGAAACGTCCCACCCCGGAACCGTAGCACCGCCGCCCCCGGCTACCCGGGGGCCCGGCCCCCGGGTACCCGGGGGCCCGGGTACCCGGGGGCGGCGACAGCCCCGGCCCCGGCCCTACGGCGGCCTCGGCGACCTCGCCTGCCCCGGTGCGCTCAGCGGCCTCAGAGACAGAGCTTCGCCTCGTGCTCCGCATGGCCGCTCGGCTCCAGCTGGAAGGTGCAGTGCTCCACGTCGAAGTGATCGCCGAGGCAGCCCTGCAGATCGTGCAGCAGCTTCTCGTGTCCGATCGAGTCCAGCATCTCCTGGTGCACCACCACATGGGCGGAGAGCACCGGCATCCCCGAAGTGATCGTCCAGGCGTGCAGGTCATGGACGCCCAGTACGCCGGGCAGCGCGGTGATGTGGGCGCGCACCTCGCCCATGTCCACGCCCTTGGGGGCCGCCTCCAGCAGCACGTTCAGGGTCTCCCGCAGCAGTTTGACGGTACGGGGGACGATCATGAGGCC is a genomic window of Streptomyces sp. NBC_01237 containing:
- a CDS encoding bifunctional class I SAM-dependent methyltransferase/N-acetyltransferase; translation: MTDHTDASRDDARTEAFFSLHHRLPRQSPGSDATTRRLLGLAGPLPARPRVLDLGCGPGRAALLLAAEAGAEVTAVDLHEPFLDELRTAAEARGLGDRVRTVKADMGDLTGPDFPAGSFDLVWAEGSAYCIGFDNAVRDWQRLLAPGGTLVVSECVWTTDAPTGRARAFWERHGTTLRQAPATAAAAVDAGCHVLAALIQPGSDWDEYYVPLAERVAAADPAAPGMAWALASTREELDMRREHGTEYGYAAYVLRPADPRWPVRPESAADRAAVHAVNAAAFETRAEADLVDALRADADAWLPGLSYVAESQDGQVAAYALLTRCRVGDAPALALAPVATSPAYQRQGAGRAVVRAVLDAARVRGEALVLVLGHPEYYPEFGFVPASRYGIAPAFEVPDEAMMALVLDEAVPVPAGVIRYPAPFGV